Proteins encoded in a region of the Carassius gibelio isolate Cgi1373 ecotype wild population from Czech Republic chromosome B5, carGib1.2-hapl.c, whole genome shotgun sequence genome:
- the LOC127958587 gene encoding cytotoxic granule associated RNA binding protein TIA1, translating to MMDDEQPKTLYVGNLSRDVTEALIMQLFGQIGPCKSCKMIVDAAGNDPYCFVEFFEHRHAAATIAAMNGRKIMGKEVKVNWATSPSSQKKDTTNHFHVFVGDLSPEITTDDIRAAFAPFGRISDARVVKDLATGKSKGYGFVSFFNKWDAENAIQQMGGQWLGGRQIRTNWATRKPPAPKATYETNTKHLSFDEVVNQSSPSNCTVYCGGVTTGLTEQLMRQTFSPFGQIMEIRVFPDKGYSFVRFNSHESAAHAIVSVNGTSVEGHMVKCYWGKETTDMVSPMQQVQVPQQNKVGFAAQPYGQWGQWYGNAQQISQYVPNGWQVPTYGVYGQAWNQQSFNHIQAGAGWPGVSAVSNGGVVEPAQGVNGTVLANHSSMGTAGYHTH from the exons ATGATGGACGACGAGCAGCCCAAGACCCT GTATGTGGGAAACCTGTCACGGGATGTGACCGAGGCCCTTATAATGCAGCTCTTTGGTCAAATTGGCCCCTGCAAGAGTTGTAAAATGATTGTGGAT GCGGCAGGTAACGATCCATACTGCTTTGTGGAGTTCTTCGAGCACAGGCACGCAGCGGCCACAATCGCAGCTATGAACGGGCGTAAAATAATGGGTAAG GAGGTAAAGGTCAACTGGGCTACTTCACCTAGCAGCCAGAAAAAAGACACAACCA ATCACTTCCATGTCTTTGTTGGAGACCTCAGTCCAGAAATCACCACTGATGACATCAGAGCTGCCTTTGCACCCTTTGGGAGGATATC AGACGCACGTGTAGTCAAAGACTTGGCAACGGGGAAGTCAAAAGGCTATGGTTTTGTCTCATTCTTCAACAAATGG GATGCAGAGAATGCCATTCAGCAAATGGGAGGTCAGTGGTTGGGCGGCAGGCAGATCAGGACTAACTGGGCTACAAGAAAACCCCCAGCGCCTAAAGCAACCTATGAAA CAAATACCAAGCACTTGTCGTTTGATGAAGTGGTGAACCAGTCCAGCCCCAGCAACTGCACTGTGTATTGTGGTGGAGTCACTACAGGCCTTACAG AACAACTCATGAGACAGACCTTTTCCCCATTTGGTCAAATCATGGAAATTCGAGTGTTTCCAGACAAAGGCTACTCGTTTGTGAG GTTCAACTCTCACGAAAGTGCAGCTCATGCGATAGTGTCTGTTAATGGCACGTCCGTAGAAGGTCACATGGTGAAATGTTACTGGGGTAAAGAGACCACAGACATGGTGAGCCCCATGCAGCAGGTGCAGGTACCCCAG CAGAACAAAGTTGGTTTTGCTGCACAACCCTATGGCCAGTGGGGACAGTGGTACGGCAACGCACAACAAATTAGTCAGTACGTCCCTAACGGCTGGCAGGTACCCACTTACGGTGTGTACGGACAGGCCTGGAACCAGCAGAGCTTCAA TCACATACAGGCTGGTGCTGGGTGGCCCGGTGTGAGCGCCGTGAGTAACGGAGGCGTGGTGGAGCCTGCGCAGGGAGTTAACGGGACCGTGTTAGCCAATCATTCCAGCATGGGCACTGCAGGATACCACACACACTGA